The genomic window ATTGCCGCGGCGAGTGAGTCGGGGGCGGGCGACGTGGTGCTCGAAATCGGGCCAGGTCCCGGGGCGCTCACGACGGCGCTGCTCGACACGGGGGCGACGGTGGTCGCGATCGAGCGCGACGCCCGGATGCTCACCGGCCTCGAGCGGCAGTTCGCCGGCCGCGACTTCATCGTCGTGAATGGCGATGCGCTCGAGATGGACTGGCACGCGCTGGTGGCGCCGTGGGTGGCACTCGGCCGGCGGTGGCGTGTGGTCGGCAACATCCCGTACTACATCACCTCGCCGCTGCTCGAGAAGGCGCTCACCGCGCCGTTTCCCGCGTCGGTCACGTACCTGGTGCAGAAGGAAGTCGCCGACCGTGTCGTGGCGCCGGCCGGCCACGACGACTTCGGCGCGCTCTCGATCGGCATCCAGGCTGTCGCCGCCGCCCACCGCGGCTTCGTCGTCGGTCGCGGCGCCTTCACGCCGCCTCCCAAGGTGGACTCGGCGGTGCTCCACCTCATACCGCGCGCCGTCCCGCTTGTCGCCGGCGACCAGGTCCCCGCCTTCCGGAGGCTGGTGACTTCGCTCTTCTCCTACCGGCGGAAGCGGATGCAGCGCGCCCTGCGCGAGGCGACGGGCGTGGACGCCGAGACGGCCGCCGCGCAACTGGAGGCCGCCGGGATCTCGCCGGATGTGCGGCCTGAGGTGGTGGGGGTGGAGGAGTGGGTGAGGTTGCTGGGGGTCGTTAGGTCGTTAGTCGTTGGTCGTTAGGCATGTCATCCTGAGCGAAGCCCGCGAAGCGGGCGCAGTCGAAGGACCTTCGCCGTGCGTTGCGGAAAGAGGTCCTTCGACTTCGCGACCTACGGCGCCTCGCTCAGGATGACACTCTCTAACGACCAACGACTCATGTCCAACAACTAGAAAATATTCCCCGGCGCCATCAACCCCTGCGGATCCAGCGCCTGCTTGATCCCCTGCATCACCGCCCGCTGTTGTGCGCTGAGCTGCATCCCCATCCAGCGATGCTTGATCTTCCCGATGCCATGCTCGGCGGCCACCGTCCCGCCCATCGCGAGGATCGGGCGGAGGATTGCCGCGATGGTCTCTTCGATGGCGTGCACCTGCTCGCCGTTCCGCGCCACGAAGTCCATGTGCGGATGGCCGTTGCCGGCGTGCCCGTAGATCGTCGGCACGGTCACGCCATGCTCGGCCACCGCGGCGCGAGCGATCCCGATCGCCTCGGCGAGCCGCGGATAGGGGACGGCCCAGTCGGTCGCGATGCGCCGGCCACCCTGCGCGGCGAAGGCGTTGCCGCGCTCGAGCATCGTGGCGGGCACGGCGTGGCGGAGTAGCCGCGCCGTGCGGATCTTGGCGTCGTCGTCGAAGACGAGGACGTCGTTGACCAGCGCCCCGTGCAGCTCGGCAAGCGAGAGCCACTCGTCGAAGTCGGGGGTCGCGTCGCCGCGCGATTCCTCCTCGGTGTAGACGAAGGCGTTGCCAGCGTGTCCCTGGCCGCCGTCCTCGTTGCGGATGATCCGCAGCGCCTCGACGTCGAGAAACTCGAGGCAGCGCGGCGCGATCGTACCGAGCGCCATCGCCTCGCGCGCGGCCACCACGAACGCCAGGGCCTCGCGATCGCCGGGGAAGGGAAAGCCGATGCCCGTGACCCGTTCGGGCAGCGGCAGGAGCGACAGCTCGGCGGCGACCACGACACCAAGCGTTCCTTCGCTGCCGATGAACCAGTCGATCGGGTCATGGATGGCGGCGTAGCCGACGGTGTTCTTCTCGAGCCGTGTCCGCGAGATCTCGATCTGCTCGCCGCTCGGCAACACGACGCTCAACCCGCTGATGTGCCGCCGCGTGGCGCCGTAGCGAAGGGACCTGGCACCCGAGGCATTGCAGGCGATCGACCCTCCGAGCGCCGCCTCCTCCTCCGAGGTCGGGTCGATCGCGAAGAGGAGCCCCTCCGCGGCCAGCGCCCGCTTCAGATCGCCCACCAGGATCCCGGGTTCGACCCGGGCCGTCCGCCGCACCGGATCGATGTCGAGGATCTTCGCCATCCCACGGAGGGAGAGCAGCGTCCCCCGGTCCGTGATCGAGCCGCCCGTCATGCTGCTCTGGCCCCCCGCCGGCGTCACCGGCGTCCCGTCGGCCGACGCCTGGCGCATGACCTCCACGACCTCGGCGGCCGAGGCGGGCCGGGCCACGGCGTCGGGGAGCATGGTCAGCCCCGAGGCATCGGCGCTGTAGGCCTGCCGGACCGCGGCATCGCGGGTCAGGCAAGTCGGATCGGTGGACATCAGGCGGACTCCGTGGTGGAATGGCTCAAAGCTATCGCCGCCCGGTGCCCTTTGCCTTCCCCGGCGGCTCGGTTAGTCTGTCCCCCATGACGACCCCAGACTTCACCTCGCCGGAGGCCCCCAGCCCCGAGCAGCTCGCCAAGATCGCCGAGGCCGCCGACATCCTCGAGGCGATCGTGGCCGACCGCGCCGTCCTGGTCCACCTGACCGACGACGTGCGGCATCGGCTCCTGAATGCCGCGGCCAAGGTCTACGCCCCCGACGCCTTCTCGCGCCGGCAGTTGGTCAAGGCCGCGGCACGGAAGCGGAAGGCGGAGAAGGTCCACATCGAAGAGTCGGTGCTGGGCAGCACCGGGATCCGGCAGTTGCGGACCCGCCCCGGCGTGGCGACCCCGAACTACTTCCTGGCAAATCCGGTCGAGCCGGAAGAGGTCGAGGACGATCCCGACTTCCGCGAGGCGATCCAGCCGCAGAACTGCTACGTCTGCAAGCAGGACTACACCGCGGTCCATCACTTCTACGATCAGCTCTGCCCGACCTGCGCCGAGTTCAACTTCGTCAAGCGGAGTGAGCTGGCCGACCTGAGCGGGCGCGTCGCGCTGCTCACGGGTGGCCGCGTGAAGATCGGCTACCAGGCCGGCCTCAAGATGCTGCGCGCCGGCGCCCGGCTGATTGTCACCACGCGCTTCCCGCGCGACTCGGCGATGCGCTATGCGAAGGAGCCGGACTTCGGCGACTGGAGCGACCGCCTCGAGATCGTCGGGCTCGACCTGCGGCACACGCCGAGCGTCGAGGCGCTCTGTCATCGGCTCATCACCGAGACCGACCGGCTGGACTACATCATCAGCAACGCCTGCCAGACCGTGCGGCGTCCGCCCGATTTCTATCGCCATATGATGGCGGCGGAGCTCGGCTCGCTGAAGGAGTTGCCGCCGGCGGCGCGCAAGCTGTTGCATCCGCTCGAAGGGATGCGCGAGGCCAATGCCATTGCGGCCTCGAGCGACGGGCTGCCGAAGATCAACGAGCTCCTGACCGAGGTGCCGGGGCTCACGCACGCCGCCGCGCTCTCGCAGGTGCCGCTCCTCGCCGAGGAGCTGTTGGGCCAGTCGCATCTCTTCCCGGAAGGGGAGCTCGACATCGACATGCAGCAGGTCGACCTGCGCGGCCGGAACTCATGGCGCTTGCATCTGCATGAAGTGTCGACGGTGGAGTTGCTCGAAGTGCAGCTCGTCAATGCCGTCGCACCGTTCGTGCTCAATGCCAGGCTGCGCCCGCTGATGAACCGCACGCCGAATCGGGACAAGCACATCGTCAATGTCTCGGCCGTCGAGGGGCAGTTCTATCGCCGCTTCAAGACCACGCGTCATCCGCACACGAACATGGCGAAGGCCGCCCTCAACATGATGACGCGCACGGCGGCGGCAGACTATCAGAAGGACGGGATCCACATGAACTCGGTCGACACCGGCTGGGTGACCGACGAGGATCCGGTGGAGCTCGCGGCGGCCAAGACGGCGGAGCACCGCTTCCACCCGCCGCTCGACATCATCGATGGTGCGGCCCGCATCGTCGATCCGATCATCGCGGGGATGAACACGGGCGACCATGTGTGGGGACAGTTCCTCAAGGACTACCGCTCGGTCGACTGGTAGGCCCCTGTCGGGGGAGGGAATCCGGCGTTATCGTCGGCGCTCACCGTCCTCCCCCCTCCTGGAGCCCCTCATGGTGACCATCGCCTCCCTCTGGCTGCCGATCGTCCTCTCCGCCGTCGCCGTCTTCCTCCTCTCCAGCATGGTCCACACCGTCTTCCCCTGGCACAAGGGCGACTATCCGGCGGTCCCCGATCAGGACCGGGTGATGGCGGCGCTGCGGCCGTTTGCGATTCCACCCGGCGACTACATGCTGCCGCGGGCCGCGGACATGAAGGACATGGGCTCCCCGGACTTCACGGAGAAGTTGCGCCAGGGGCCGGTCATGTCGCTGACCGTCATGAAGAACCAGCCCTTCCTGATGGGGCCGACCTTCGCCCAGTGGTTTCTCTTCCTGCTGGTGGTCTCGACCATTTGCGCCTATGTCACCTCGCGGGCGTTGCCGGTCGGGGCCGACTATCTGCAGGCCTTCCGCTTCGCCGGCACCACCGCCTTCGTTGCCTACGGGGCGGGCGCGTGGCCGATCACCATCTGGTACCACCGCGGCGTCGGGTTGGCCGCCAAGGCCACCTTCGACGCCCTGCTGTACGGGGCGGTGACCGCCGGCGTCTTCGGCTGGCTCTGGCCGCGCTGAGGGGTGAGCGGGCGCTCGGACACGGCGGCGGCCGGCCCCTCTGGGCCGGCCGTTTCCGTTCCGGGGTTGCCCCGCCCCCGGGCTCGTGAAACATTTCACAAATGCTCCAGCGCAAGATCGCCGACTCCACCGTTCGCCGCCTCGCGATCTACCTGCGCTTCCTCGAGGAATTCGCGGAACAGGGAGCGGACACCCTCTCCTCCGAGGCCCTGGCGCACCGCGCCGGCACCACCTCCGCACAAGTTCGGAAGGATCTCTCGTTTTTCGGTTCCTTCGGGAAGCGGGGGCTGGGCTATGATGTCCACGCCTTGGCGAGCGAGCTGCGCGAGATCCTCGGCCTCACCCGCCGCTACCGGGTCATGATGATCGGGGCAGGGCGGCTGGCCAGCGCCCTGGTTCAGTATTCCGGATTCGGCGCTCGCGGTTTCGACATCGTCGCCGTCCTCGAGAAGGACCCCGCCAAGATCGGGCAGTCGTGGGGTGATATTCCGGTGCAGAACGTGGCGCACCTCGAGCAGGTGGTCCGCGACGAGCGCGTCGATCTGGCCGTCCTGGTGACCCCGGCCGATCCGGCCCAGGCGCTGGTCGATCGACTCGTGAAGGCCGGCGTCACCGCGATCCTGAACTTTGCCCCCGTGCAGCTGCATGTCCCCGAGGGAGTCGAAGTGAAGAACGTGAACCTCGCCGTCGAACTCGAGACGCTCTCCTACGCCATCGCGCATCGCGCGGTGGATGCGCGGCGCGCGTGAGCGGGCTCTCGGCGGTGCCGTCGGGGACGCTGGTCGATCGCGCCCTGCTGCTGCTCGCCGACGGCCCTGTCGATGCGGAGCAGTTGGCGGTGCAGGTGCTGGGGCTGCCGAATGCGCCGCGTGCCGTTGCCGATCGCCTCGCCACCGCGCTCCTCGGCGCCGACCCGCGCGTGCGGCAGCAACCCGACGGCCGCTGGGCGCTGCTCGCCGCAGCGCAGGGTTCCCCACTGCTCGACGAGTGCGCCTTCGCCGTGGTCGACGTCGAGACCACAGGCATGCAGCCCGTCGGCGATGACCGGATCACCGAGATTGCGGTGGTGGTGGTGCAGGGCGCTCGCCGCGAGGTCGTGTTCGATTCACTGGTGAATCCGGGGCGCTCGATTCCGGGCCGCATCCAGGAGCTCACCGGCATCACCGACGCGATGGTGCAGGGTGCGCCCGCGTTCCGCGACATTGCCGACCAGGTGGTCGATGCGCTCGCCGGCCGTGTCTTCGTGGCGCACAACGCGCGCTTCGACTGGGGCTTCGTCGGCGCCGAGGTGAAGCGCGCGCGCGACCTCGCGCTCGACGGCCCGCGCCTCTGCACCGTGCGACTCGCGCGGCGGCTCTATCGGCACGAGCCGTCGTACTCGCTCGGCTCGCTCGCCGCGCGCTTCGGGATGGAATTCACCGCGCGCCACCGTGCCGCCGGCGATGCGATCGTCACCGGGATGCTGCTCGAGAAGCTGCTGGGCGCCGCTGCCGAGAAGGGTGTCCGCACGCTGCACGACCTCGAGACGATGCATCGCACGCCGGTGGCCGAGTTGCCGCAGTGAGCCGCGTCACCACCATGCAAGTCGGCAAGCTCCGGGTGCACGCGCTCGAGGCCGGCATCCAGCATCTCGATGGCGGCGCGATGTTCGGCGTCGTGCCGAAGCCGCTCTGGGAAAAGCGCATTGCGCCGGACGCCCGCAACCGGATCCGCCTGGCGATGCGCACGCTGCTGATCGAGCACGACGACGGCCTCGTCCTCGTCGACAGCGGACTCGGCAACAAGGAGACGCAGAAGTTCCTCGACATCTACGGCATCGAGAACGCGGGGGCCGACGGCCGCACGGCACTCGAGGATGCGCTCGCGGAACTCGGGCACAAGCCGGAGGATGTGAAGGTCGTCGTCTCGACGCACCTGCACTTCGACCATGCCGGCGGCAACACCTTCATCGCGCCGGATGACGCCGAGCGGCGGGTGCAGCCGACCTTCGCGAACGCGCGGTACGTGGCGCATCGGCGCGAGTACGCCTACGCCGCGCACGCCAACGAGCGGACCACGGCGAGCTACTTCCCGCACAACTACGCGCCGCTGATCGAGTCGGGGCAGATGCAGATGATCGACGGCCCCGCGGGCACGATCGTCCCTGGCGTCCGCGTGATGGTCACCCCTGGGCACACGCCGTGGCACATGGCGGTGCTGCTCGAGAGCGCGGGGGAGGGGCTCCTCTTCCCGGCCGACACGGTGCCGACGGCGCACCACCTGCCGCTGCCGTGGATCATGGGGTACGACGTGGAGCCGCTCCGCACCCTCGAGAGCAAGCGGGCGCTCTACTACCGCGGCATGGCCGAGGGGTGGCGGGTCGTCTTCGAGCACGACGCCGACACGGTGGGTGGGCGGATGGTGTCGGGGGAGAAGGGGACGGAGCTGGCGGAGCGGATGGTGGCGCGCCGTCGGCGGCGCCATGATCGGCGACGCCTCGAAGAAGTAGGCCCCGCCTGGTGTCGGCAGACCTGCCGGGGAGGGGTATCGGCCATATGTTCCACCACGGAACGGCACCCCCTTGACCGGGGAGGGCCGGTCCACTAGGTTCCCCCCATCGCAAGAGGACGGGAGATCCGTCCCACCCCGAGCCGAAGGACATGGCGACGCGGTCTGAGGAGACATAAGCATCCGGTCCCACGGGGCCGCGGTGCAACTCTTCGGACACCCCGCCTCGGTGGGGTGTCCGTTTTTTGTCCTGTGGGGAGGAACTGCCACTGTCCAGCTTCGATCGTGAACGTCGCGTGCGGGTCAACCGGCAAATTCGGATTTCGCCGGTGCGGGTGGTGACGGGTGAGGGCGAACAGCTCGGAGTGCTGCCGATCGAGGAAGCGCTCGCGGCTGCCGCAGAGCGGGGCCTCGACCTGGTCGAGGTTGCCCCGATGGCTCGCCCGCCCGTCGTCAAGATCATGGACTACGGCAAGTTCAAGTTTGAAGAGGCCAAGGCGGCCCGTGCGGCCAAGAAGAAGCAGCACGTGATCCACCTGAAGGAAGTGAAGTACCGGCCGGGCATTGACGACCACGACTTCGACTTCAAGACCCGGCACGCCCGCGAGTTCCTCGGCGAGGGCAACAAGGTCAAGGTCACCATGATGTTCCGTGGGCGGCAGATCGCCCACACCGAGCTCGGCAAGGCGGTCCTCGACCGCGTCGCCGCCGCCCTGGTCGACATCGGCAAGGTTGAGCAGGAAGCGAAGCTCGACGGCCGCAACATGATCATGGTCCTCGCGCCGAAGTAAGGCGTCGGACCCTGCTGGAATCACTGGAGAGTTACGACATGCCGAAGCAGAAGACCAAGCGCGCCGCGATGAAGCGCTTCACGATCACGGGCACGGGCAAGATCAAGCGCTCCCGCGCCAACAAGCGCCACATCCTGACCAAGAAGACCCAGAAGCGGAAGAACCAGCTCGGCAAGGCGGCGCTGGTGTCCTCGGCGGACTACCCGCGCACCATCAAGCTGCTTCAGGCCTGAGGAGATAGCCCATGTCACGCGTCAAGAATGGTGTTGCCCACCACGCTCGCAAGAAGAAGATCATGGAAGCCGCCAAGGGTGGCTTCGGATCGCGCAGCAAGCTGTACAAGGCCGCGAAGGAGAACGTCGAGCGGGGCCTGGCGTACGCCTACCGCGACCGCCGCAAGAAGAAGGGCGACTTCCGCCGCCTCTGGATCGTCCGCATCGGCGCCGCCGCGCGCATGCACGACATTTCGTACTCGCGGTTGATGGCGGGCCTCAAGGCCGCCGGCGTCGAGGTGAACCGCAAGGTCCTCGCCGACCTCGCCGTGAACGATGCCGACGCGTTTGCGAAGCTGGCCGAAATGGCGAAGGCGCACCAGGCGGCCTGAGCCGCCCTGCCACGCACTTCGCCCGCGGGGCCGGCCGTCGCTGCACGGGCGGCCCCGCTGTCGCTTTCCGCCGCCATCGTCGTCCGGAGTCGTCGTGTCCGAGTCGCCTGATCATCCGTCGCTCGCGCCCCTTCGGGCGCGGCTTGCCGCCATCCCCACGCTCGCCGCCGACGCCCTCGAGGCCGA from Gemmatimonadota bacterium includes these protein-coding regions:
- the rsmA gene encoding ribosomal RNA small subunit methyltransferase A; this encodes MRVRADKSLGQHFLTNPELLAKIAAASESGAGDVVLEIGPGPGALTTALLDTGATVVAIERDARMLTGLERQFAGRDFIVVNGDALEMDWHALVAPWVALGRRWRVVGNIPYYITSPLLEKALTAPFPASVTYLVQKEVADRVVAPAGHDDFGALSIGIQAVAAAHRGFVVGRGAFTPPPKVDSAVLHLIPRAVPLVAGDQVPAFRRLVTSLFSYRRKRMQRALREATGVDAETAAAQLEAAGISPDVRPEVVGVEEWVRLLGVVRSLVVGR
- a CDS encoding FAD-binding oxidoreductase encodes the protein MSTDPTCLTRDAAVRQAYSADASGLTMLPDAVARPASAAEVVEVMRQASADGTPVTPAGGQSSMTGGSITDRGTLLSLRGMAKILDIDPVRRTARVEPGILVGDLKRALAAEGLLFAIDPTSEEEAALGGSIACNASGARSLRYGATRRHISGLSVVLPSGEQIEISRTRLEKNTVGYAAIHDPIDWFIGSEGTLGVVVAAELSLLPLPERVTGIGFPFPGDREALAFVVAAREAMALGTIAPRCLEFLDVEALRIIRNEDGGQGHAGNAFVYTEEESRGDATPDFDEWLSLAELHGALVNDVLVFDDDAKIRTARLLRHAVPATMLERGNAFAAQGGRRIATDWAVPYPRLAEAIGIARAAVAEHGVTVPTIYGHAGNGHPHMDFVARNGEQVHAIEETIAAILRPILAMGGTVAAEHGIGKIKHRWMGMQLSAQQRAVMQGIKQALDPQGLMAPGNIF
- a CDS encoding SDR family oxidoreductase, whose product is MTTPDFTSPEAPSPEQLAKIAEAADILEAIVADRAVLVHLTDDVRHRLLNAAAKVYAPDAFSRRQLVKAAARKRKAEKVHIEESVLGSTGIRQLRTRPGVATPNYFLANPVEPEEVEDDPDFREAIQPQNCYVCKQDYTAVHHFYDQLCPTCAEFNFVKRSELADLSGRVALLTGGRVKIGYQAGLKMLRAGARLIVTTRFPRDSAMRYAKEPDFGDWSDRLEIVGLDLRHTPSVEALCHRLITETDRLDYIISNACQTVRRPPDFYRHMMAAELGSLKELPPAARKLLHPLEGMREANAIAASSDGLPKINELLTEVPGLTHAAALSQVPLLAEELLGQSHLFPEGELDIDMQQVDLRGRNSWRLHLHEVSTVELLEVQLVNAVAPFVLNARLRPLMNRTPNRDKHIVNVSAVEGQFYRRFKTTRHPHTNMAKAALNMMTRTAAADYQKDGIHMNSVDTGWVTDEDPVELAAAKTAEHRFHPPLDIIDGAARIVDPIIAGMNTGDHVWGQFLKDYRSVDW
- a CDS encoding redox-sensing transcriptional repressor Rex, which produces MLQRKIADSTVRRLAIYLRFLEEFAEQGADTLSSEALAHRAGTTSAQVRKDLSFFGSFGKRGLGYDVHALASELREILGLTRRYRVMMIGAGRLASALVQYSGFGARGFDIVAVLEKDPAKIGQSWGDIPVQNVAHLEQVVRDERVDLAVLVTPADPAQALVDRLVKAGVTAILNFAPVQLHVPEGVEVKNVNLAVELETLSYAIAHRAVDARRA
- a CDS encoding MBL fold metallo-hydrolase, producing MSRVTTMQVGKLRVHALEAGIQHLDGGAMFGVVPKPLWEKRIAPDARNRIRLAMRTLLIEHDDGLVLVDSGLGNKETQKFLDIYGIENAGADGRTALEDALAELGHKPEDVKVVVSTHLHFDHAGGNTFIAPDDAERRVQPTFANARYVAHRREYAYAAHANERTTASYFPHNYAPLIESGQMQMIDGPAGTIVPGVRVMVTPGHTPWHMAVLLESAGEGLLFPADTVPTAHHLPLPWIMGYDVEPLRTLESKRALYYRGMAEGWRVVFEHDADTVGGRMVSGEKGTELAERMVARRRRRHDRRRLEEVGPAWCRQTCRGGVSAICSTTERHPLDRGGPVH
- a CDS encoding translation initiation factor IF-3, whose translation is MRVNRQIRISPVRVVTGEGEQLGVLPIEEALAAAAERGLDLVEVAPMARPPVVKIMDYGKFKFEEAKAARAAKKKQHVIHLKEVKYRPGIDDHDFDFKTRHAREFLGEGNKVKVTMMFRGRQIAHTELGKAVLDRVAAALVDIGKVEQEAKLDGRNMIMVLAPK
- the rpmI gene encoding 50S ribosomal protein L35, translating into MPKQKTKRAAMKRFTITGTGKIKRSRANKRHILTKKTQKRKNQLGKAALVSSADYPRTIKLLQA
- the rplT gene encoding 50S ribosomal protein L20, whose amino-acid sequence is MSRVKNGVAHHARKKKIMEAAKGGFGSRSKLYKAAKENVERGLAYAYRDRRKKKGDFRRLWIVRIGAAARMHDISYSRLMAGLKAAGVEVNRKVLADLAVNDADAFAKLAEMAKAHQAA